The following proteins are encoded in a genomic region of Nitratireductor sp. GISD-1A_MAKvit:
- a CDS encoding NAD(P)/FAD-dependent oxidoreductase has product MAYQSPVSPGLSWYEATVGARPEYPTLDGDRRVDVAVIGGGFTGLSAAAHLAKAGVTVTLIEAHRFGDGASGRNGGQLGTGQRAWAEELETELGFTRAKALFDLAEEAKAHLLDFASANALEIDYRSGQMSVVHKKRYLDEYRRHADTMRERFDYPHIRYMDAAETAERLGSTRYFGGIRDTGTGHIHPLKLVVGTARVAAEAGAELFENTPATKVSSDAGGVRIETPSGTITAEKCLIATNAYGGDLEAKSAAHVMPIGSFIGATPPLGDDSPVLPGGEAVDDSRFVVRYFRRSADGRLLFGGREIYAPGEDKAIHHHIRRQIAELYPALSDVELTHAWGGYVGITMPRKPYVREVMPNVISAGGYSGHGVILSNFVGRLYAETVCGNRDRLRLFEELKIPPFPGGRRLRPILMFLALNWYALRDRL; this is encoded by the coding sequence ATGGCCTACCAGTCGCCCGTTTCGCCCGGCCTCTCTTGGTATGAAGCGACCGTTGGTGCACGCCCCGAATATCCAACCCTTGATGGCGACCGTCGCGTCGATGTCGCCGTCATTGGCGGTGGCTTCACCGGCCTGTCCGCCGCCGCACATCTTGCGAAGGCGGGCGTCACTGTCACGCTGATCGAGGCGCACCGTTTCGGTGACGGCGCATCGGGCCGCAATGGCGGGCAGCTCGGCACCGGCCAGCGCGCCTGGGCGGAAGAACTGGAAACCGAGCTCGGCTTCACCCGTGCCAAAGCCCTGTTCGATCTTGCGGAAGAGGCCAAGGCCCATCTGCTCGATTTCGCTTCCGCCAACGCCCTCGAGATCGACTATCGGTCCGGCCAGATGTCGGTCGTTCACAAGAAGCGCTATCTGGACGAATACCGCCGGCACGCAGACACCATGCGCGAGCGCTTCGACTATCCGCACATCCGTTACATGGATGCGGCAGAAACCGCAGAACGCCTCGGTTCGACACGCTATTTCGGCGGCATCCGCGATACCGGCACCGGCCATATTCACCCGCTCAAGCTCGTGGTTGGCACCGCGCGCGTGGCAGCAGAGGCTGGCGCGGAGCTTTTCGAAAACACCCCCGCGACGAAGGTCTCTTCGGATGCAGGCGGTGTTCGCATCGAGACTCCGAGCGGCACGATCACCGCGGAGAAATGCCTGATCGCCACCAATGCCTATGGCGGCGATCTGGAGGCGAAGAGCGCGGCGCATGTCATGCCCATCGGCTCCTTCATCGGCGCAACACCCCCGCTCGGCGATGACAGTCCGGTCCTGCCGGGCGGCGAAGCGGTGGACGATTCCCGCTTCGTCGTGCGCTATTTTCGGCGCTCTGCCGATGGACGCCTCCTCTTCGGCGGTCGTGAAATCTATGCGCCTGGCGAAGACAAGGCGATCCATCACCACATCCGCCGCCAGATCGCCGAGCTTTATCCGGCCTTAAGCGATGTGGAGCTCACCCATGCATGGGGTGGTTATGTCGGCATTACCATGCCCAGAAAACCCTATGTGCGTGAGGTCATGCCCAACGTGATCTCCGCCGGCGGCTATTCGGGCCATGGCGTCATCTTGTCGAACTTTGTCGGCAGGCTCTATGCCGAAACCGTGTGCGGAAACCGCGACCGGCTGCGCCTCTTTGAGGAGCTGAAGATACCGCCCTTCCCCGGCGGTCGGCGCCTGCGCCCGATCCTGATGTTCCTGGCGCTCAACTGGTACGCCCTGCGCGACCGTCTATAG
- a CDS encoding SLC13 family permease gives MTYEQIFLFSLLGVVFAFLVWGRIRYDLVAFAALIIAVAAGVVDPHDAFMGFGHEAVVIIALVLIVSRAMMNAGAVELIARFVLSSGRALSTHIGFMSVIGAGLSAVINNVAALVMLMTLDIEAAKKAKRPVSQSLMPLSFATILGGMITLIGTPPNIVIAEFRGRALGESFSMFDFSPVGLVCAIVGIAFVTTVGWRLIPDVGQAAAVGEDGAAGLFVAEAGVKEKSNFVGKSVSELYPLADEHDVTVLGLVRRGKRLPGFAAGEELRKSDHVILEGDPKSIEAFIGAAGLDAPGSGEHGGIRGKSLVLVEAIVPDNARMVGRTALDLRLLYRRGVTLLGVSRQGRRFRERVRKLVIKPGDVVLLLGPESRVNDAADWLGVLPLAEKSHTVIQRGKALFAVGVFAFAVALSVMGLMPLAVALAGAVAVYALFNVVGAREVYESVEWPVIVLLASLIPLGLALEESGGTKLIADSILSLTGALPAWAILAILMIVTMTLSDFLNNVATALIAAPVGLSIARGLDVSPDPFLMGVAVAASCAFLTPIGHKNNTIIMGPGGYRFGDYWRMGLPLEVLIIAVSVPAILFFWPL, from the coding sequence ATGACCTATGAGCAGATCTTTCTTTTCAGTCTGCTGGGCGTTGTCTTTGCTTTCCTTGTCTGGGGTCGCATCCGCTATGACCTCGTTGCCTTCGCGGCGCTGATCATCGCTGTGGCCGCGGGCGTTGTGGACCCGCATGACGCCTTCATGGGCTTCGGGCATGAGGCGGTGGTGATCATCGCGCTGGTGCTGATCGTCTCGCGCGCAATGATGAATGCTGGCGCCGTGGAGCTGATAGCCCGCTTCGTGCTTTCATCCGGGCGCGCGCTTTCCACGCATATCGGCTTCATGTCGGTCATTGGGGCGGGGCTTTCCGCCGTCATCAACAATGTGGCCGCGCTGGTCATGCTGATGACGCTCGACATCGAGGCGGCAAAAAAAGCCAAGCGCCCAGTCTCCCAATCGCTGATGCCGCTATCCTTCGCAACCATCCTCGGCGGTATGATCACGCTGATCGGCACACCGCCCAACATCGTCATTGCAGAGTTTCGCGGGCGGGCGCTGGGCGAATCCTTTTCCATGTTCGATTTTTCGCCGGTGGGGCTGGTGTGTGCCATTGTCGGCATTGCATTCGTGACAACGGTAGGTTGGCGCCTTATTCCCGATGTCGGACAGGCGGCGGCGGTCGGTGAAGATGGTGCGGCGGGGCTGTTTGTTGCGGAAGCGGGGGTCAAGGAAAAGTCGAACTTTGTCGGCAAATCGGTCAGCGAGCTTTATCCGCTTGCCGATGAGCATGATGTCACGGTTCTCGGCCTGGTGCGGCGCGGCAAGCGCCTGCCGGGATTTGCTGCCGGCGAGGAATTGCGCAAGAGCGATCACGTCATTCTCGAGGGCGATCCGAAGTCGATTGAAGCCTTCATCGGCGCTGCCGGGCTTGATGCGCCAGGCTCGGGAGAACATGGCGGCATTCGTGGCAAGTCGCTGGTGCTGGTGGAGGCGATCGTGCCCGACAATGCCCGCATGGTGGGGCGCACGGCGCTCGATCTGCGGCTGCTTTACCGGCGCGGCGTGACGCTGCTTGGTGTTTCGCGTCAGGGGCGCCGATTCCGCGAGCGGGTGCGCAAGCTGGTCATCAAACCGGGCGACGTGGTGCTTCTTCTGGGGCCCGAAAGCCGGGTCAATGACGCAGCCGACTGGCTTGGCGTGCTGCCGCTTGCCGAAAAGAGCCACACGGTGATCCAGCGCGGCAAGGCGCTGTTTGCCGTGGGCGTTTTTGCGTTTGCGGTTGCACTTTCCGTTATGGGATTGATGCCGCTTGCCGTGGCACTTGCCGGTGCCGTCGCTGTCTATGCGCTGTTTAATGTTGTCGGCGCGCGCGAAGTCTATGAATCGGTCGAGTGGCCGGTGATCGTGCTTCTGGCATCGCTCATACCGCTGGGGCTGGCGCTTGAGGAGTCCGGTGGTACGAAGCTGATTGCCGATTCCATTCTCTCTCTGACGGGAGCGCTGCCCGCCTGGGCAATTCTTGCGATCCTGATGATCGTGACGATGACGCTTTCGGACTTTTTGAACAATGTGGCCACGGCGCTGATTGCTGCTCCGGTGGGGCTTTCCATTGCGCGGGGGCTCGACGTTTCGCCTGATCCCTTCCTGATGGGGGTTGCGGTGGCTGCCTCCTGCGCCTTCCTCACGCCCATCGGCCACAAGAACAATACGATCATCATGGGGCCGGGCGGCTATCGCTTTGGCGATTACTGGCGCATGGGGCTGCCGCTGGAAGTGCTGATCATCGCCGTGTCTGTGCCGGCAATCCTGTTCTTCTGGCCGTTGTAG
- a CDS encoding SDR family oxidoreductase: MARLEGKVAVITGAASGFGAGMAKRFAEEGAKVIVADLNAKGAEKIAGEIGEAALPVTADVSMKADVDAMVDAAMQAHGRLDIMVNNAGYTHRNGPMLEVDEETFDLITAVNMKAIYHAAQAVVPIMDKQGGGSIITTASTAGLRPRPGLTWYNASKGWAITATKSMAVELAPQNIRVNCLCPVAGETGMLDQFMGEDTPEKRAQFRASIPLGRLSTPLDIANAALWLASEEAQFITGVALEVDGGRCI, encoded by the coding sequence ATGGCACGACTTGAAGGCAAGGTCGCCGTGATCACCGGCGCGGCGTCCGGTTTTGGCGCTGGTATGGCAAAGCGTTTCGCCGAGGAAGGCGCGAAGGTCATCGTTGCGGATCTGAACGCGAAGGGTGCCGAGAAGATCGCCGGCGAGATCGGTGAAGCGGCGCTGCCCGTCACCGCCGACGTGTCCATGAAGGCCGATGTGGACGCGATGGTGGATGCCGCCATGCAGGCCCATGGCCGGCTCGACATCATGGTCAACAATGCCGGCTACACGCATCGCAACGGCCCCATGCTCGAGGTTGATGAAGAGACTTTCGATCTCATCACTGCCGTCAACATGAAGGCGATCTATCACGCTGCACAGGCGGTGGTGCCGATCATGGACAAGCAGGGCGGCGGCTCGATCATCACCACCGCATCGACAGCGGGTCTGCGCCCGCGCCCGGGGCTCACCTGGTACAATGCCTCGAAGGGCTGGGCGATCACCGCGACCAAGTCGATGGCGGTGGAACTCGCGCCGCAGAACATCCGTGTGAACTGTCTTTGTCCGGTGGCGGGCGAGACCGGCATGCTCGACCAGTTCATGGGCGAGGACACGCCGGAAAAGCGTGCGCAGTTTCGTGCATCCATTCCGCTTGGCCGGCTTTCCACACCGCTCGACATCGCCAATGCGGCCCTGTGGCTCGCTTCGGAAGAAGCCCAGTTCATCACCGGTGTTGCGCTGGAAGTGGATGGCGGGCGCTGCATCTGA
- a CDS encoding aldehyde dehydrogenase family protein: MGTHFSRSVAEGRAFMQFIDGRSVDSLSGERIDVRCPSDGKVFASIPASNEADVDLAVKSARKAFDEGPWSRMPAVERGRCLTRLFHLVEKHGEELAALESRDTGKPVRQGKADVTATMRYYEFYGGAADKIHGDTIPFLDGYTTLTLREPHGVVVGITPWNYPMQILARVVGAALAMGNTLVVKPAEDASLTTLRIAELAHEAGIPEGVFNVITGYGRSAGAALSAHPLVDYVTFTGSPMTGTAIQQAAAVNNRGVTMELGGKSPQIVFADADIEAALPVLVNAIIQNGGQTCSAGSRVLIEEPVYEEVASALAERFSKLVAGPHDADLDIGPLVNPAQRDKVAGFIAAAKEAGIPLLAEGTVHSDAPEGGYYQAPALFGAVDPKAALAQEEVFGPVLSLFPFADEAEAIRLANDTEFGLVAGVWTRDGARQHRVAKRVRAGQVFVNGYGAGGGIELPFGGFKKSGHGREKGFEALFDMSATKTIVFNHG, from the coding sequence ATGGGAACCCATTTTTCGCGCAGCGTGGCTGAGGGCCGCGCTTTCATGCAGTTCATCGACGGGCGCTCCGTCGATTCGCTCTCGGGCGAACGCATCGACGTTCGCTGCCCCTCCGATGGCAAGGTTTTCGCTTCCATCCCCGCATCCAACGAGGCGGATGTGGATCTGGCTGTGAAATCCGCCCGCAAGGCGTTTGACGAGGGGCCATGGAGCCGCATGCCGGCGGTGGAGCGCGGGCGCTGCCTGACGCGGCTTTTTCACCTGGTCGAGAAGCACGGTGAGGAACTGGCAGCGCTTGAATCGCGCGACACCGGCAAGCCGGTCCGCCAGGGCAAGGCGGATGTGACGGCCACCATGCGCTATTATGAGTTTTACGGCGGCGCGGCCGACAAGATCCACGGCGACACGATCCCGTTTCTGGATGGCTATACGACGCTGACGCTGCGCGAGCCGCATGGCGTGGTGGTGGGCATCACCCCGTGGAACTATCCGATGCAGATTCTCGCCCGGGTCGTGGGCGCGGCACTCGCCATGGGCAACACGCTGGTGGTTAAGCCCGCCGAGGACGCTTCGCTGACGACGCTCCGCATTGCGGAACTCGCGCATGAGGCGGGCATTCCCGAAGGCGTGTTCAACGTCATCACCGGCTATGGCCGCAGCGCCGGTGCCGCCCTTTCCGCGCATCCTCTGGTGGATTACGTGACCTTCACCGGGTCGCCGATGACCGGCACGGCAATCCAGCAGGCAGCCGCCGTGAACAATCGCGGTGTGACCATGGAACTCGGCGGCAAATCCCCGCAAATCGTGTTTGCCGATGCGGATATCGAGGCAGCGCTTCCGGTGCTCGTCAACGCCATCATCCAGAATGGCGGGCAGACCTGCTCTGCCGGCAGCCGCGTGCTGATCGAAGAGCCGGTCTATGAGGAAGTCGCTTCGGCACTGGCAGAGCGCTTCTCGAAACTGGTGGCCGGACCGCACGATGCCGATCTCGACATTGGCCCTCTGGTCAATCCCGCGCAGCGCGACAAGGTCGCCGGATTTATCGCAGCAGCAAAGGAAGCGGGCATCCCGCTTCTGGCCGAGGGCACGGTGCATTCGGATGCGCCGGAAGGCGGCTATTATCAGGCGCCGGCGCTTTTCGGTGCGGTCGATCCGAAGGCAGCACTTGCGCAGGAAGAGGTGTTCGGCCCTGTCCTTTCGCTCTTCCCGTTCGCGGACGAGGCGGAAGCGATCCGCCTTGCCAACGACACGGAATTCGGCCTCGTGGCCGGCGTGTGGACGCGTGACGGCGCGCGCCAGCACCGCGTGGCCAAGCGCGTTCGCGCCGGCCAGGTTTTCGTCAATGGCTATGGCGCGGGCGGCGGCATCGAGCTTCCCTTCGGCGGGTTCAAGAAATCCGGCCATGGACGCGAAAAGGGCTTTGAAGCGCTGTTCGACATGTCCGCCACAAAGACAATCGTTTTCAACCACGGCTAA